A window of the Polaribacter sp. HaHaR_3_91 genome harbors these coding sequences:
- a CDS encoding DUF4159 domain-containing protein, producing MKQTLVLVLIFLIFSTNAQDVAILKYNGGGDWYANPTAIPNLVDFANKNIGTNISKDPQAVNINSEDLFSYPIIFMTGHGNVLFSDDDANNLKNYLISGGFLHISDNYGLDKFIRRELKKVFPNLEFKEIPTNHPIFNQTFKFPNGIPKIHEHNKKPAQGFGLFYKGRLVVFYDYETDLSDGWEDEIIHNNPKSVRETALKMGANIIEFAFKN from the coding sequence ATGAAGCAAACTTTAGTTCTAGTATTAATTTTCCTTATCTTCTCTACAAATGCACAGGATGTTGCCATTTTAAAATACAATGGCGGTGGAGATTGGTACGCAAACCCAACAGCAATTCCTAATTTAGTAGACTTTGCAAACAAAAATATTGGAACCAATATTTCTAAAGATCCACAAGCCGTAAATATTAATAGTGAAGATCTTTTTAGCTACCCTATCATCTTTATGACGGGGCATGGAAATGTATTGTTTTCTGATGATGACGCGAACAACTTAAAAAATTACTTAATTTCTGGGGGATTTTTACATATTTCAGACAATTACGGATTAGATAAATTTATACGAAGAGAATTAAAGAAAGTTTTTCCGAATTTAGAGTTTAAAGAAATCCCGACCAATCATCCTATTTTTAATCAGACTTTTAAATTCCCTAACGGGATTCCAAAAATTCATGAACACAATAAAAAACCTGCCCAAGGTTTTGGTTTGTTTTACAAAGGAAGGTTGGTTGTTTTTTACGATTATGAAACAGATTTAAGCGATGGTTGGGAAGATGAAATTATACACAATAACCCAAAAAGTGTAAGAGAAACTGCGTTAAAAATGGGGGCGAACATTATTGAGTTTGCTTTTAAGAATTAA
- a CDS encoding glycosyltransferase family 4 protein codes for MKVLIITYYWPPAGGSGVQRWLKFVKYLQEFGIEPIVYTVDNVKYPKEDNTLINEVPKNIEVLKQAIWEPTDILFWKKNTPQKSGISNASNGGVLSFIRGNFFIPDPKVFWVNSSVKYLQKYLDANKIDAIISTGPPHSMHLIAQKLHEQNNIKWLADFRDPWSDLYYNKDFKQLSFAKNRNKKLEEKVLKNADCVLTVSNALKTEFAKKAGRVEVITNGFDDEVLTNSNSTLDTEFSISYIGLLPKQSNPKVLFNVLKELCLQDEGFKKDLKFNFIGDISNEVKEEISQNNLTENSNFVGYVAHEKAIAYQQKAQILLLLIPNVEKSKGILTGKLFEYLTAKRPILAIGPEDGDLSEIVKETNAGVVVDFDNGKKLSLEILKLYHQYKKGSLEVNSKNIERFHRKELTKDLALLLKSLHS; via the coding sequence TTGAAAGTTTTAATAATTACATATTATTGGCCGCCTGCAGGAGGCTCTGGAGTGCAACGTTGGTTGAAATTTGTAAAATATTTACAAGAATTTGGAATAGAACCTATTGTATACACAGTTGATAATGTAAAGTATCCTAAGGAAGATAATACCTTAATTAATGAAGTCCCTAAAAATATAGAAGTTTTAAAACAAGCTATTTGGGAACCTACAGATATCCTTTTTTGGAAAAAGAATACACCTCAGAAAAGTGGAATTTCCAATGCAAGTAACGGAGGCGTTTTATCATTTATAAGAGGGAATTTTTTTATTCCAGATCCTAAAGTATTTTGGGTAAACTCTTCTGTAAAATACTTGCAAAAGTATTTAGATGCTAACAAGATTGATGCAATTATTTCTACCGGTCCGCCGCATAGTATGCATTTAATTGCTCAGAAATTACACGAACAAAATAATATTAAATGGCTTGCAGATTTTAGAGACCCTTGGTCGGATTTGTATTACAATAAAGATTTTAAGCAATTGTCTTTTGCGAAAAATCGAAATAAAAAATTAGAAGAAAAAGTTTTAAAAAATGCAGATTGCGTATTAACGGTTAGTAATGCTTTAAAAACCGAATTTGCTAAAAAAGCAGGTAGGGTAGAAGTGATTACCAATGGTTTTGATGATGAAGTTTTAACCAATAGCAACAGTACTTTAGATACGGAGTTTTCTATTTCCTACATCGGTTTGTTGCCAAAACAAAGCAATCCTAAGGTGTTATTTAACGTTTTAAAAGAACTTTGCTTACAAGATGAAGGTTTTAAGAAGGATTTAAAATTTAATTTTATTGGAGATATTTCTAATGAAGTAAAAGAAGAAATTTCTCAAAATAACTTAACAGAGAATTCTAATTTTGTTGGATATGTTGCGCATGAAAAAGCAATAGCATACCAGCAGAAAGCTCAGATTTTATTGTTATTAATTCCGAATGTAGAAAAATCAAAAGGAATTTTAACAGGGAAGTTATTTGAATATCTAACTGCTAAAAGACCCATTTTAGCGATTGGACCAGAAGATGGAGATTTATCTGAAATAGTGAAAGAAACCAATGCTGGTGTTGTAGTTGATTTTGATAATGGAAAAAAATTATCATTAGAAATATTAAAATTATATCATCAATATAAAAAAGGTTCTTTAGAAGTGAATTCTAAAAATATTGAGAGATTTCATAGAAAAGAACTGACCAAAGACCTTGCATTACTTCTTAAAAGTTTACATTCGTAG
- a CDS encoding DUF4834 family protein yields MGLLRTIAIIVFCYYAFKFLAKLFAPFLIKKAAETIKKKAEQQYGGGQQQEPQKNTVPEGKTVIDKTPGNQQQSKNSVGEYVDFEEID; encoded by the coding sequence ATGGGATTATTAAGAACCATAGCTATTATTGTTTTTTGCTATTATGCGTTTAAGTTTTTAGCAAAATTATTCGCACCTTTTTTAATTAAAAAGGCTGCTGAAACAATTAAAAAGAAAGCAGAACAGCAATACGGTGGCGGACAACAACAAGAACCGCAAAAAAATACTGTGCCAGAAGGGAAAACAGTAATCGATAAAACTCCAGGGAATCAACAGCAAAGTAAAAATTCTGTTGGTGAATATGTGGATTTTGAGGAAATAGATTAA
- a CDS encoding GTP cyclohydrolase: protein MITIKKMTTKKEMKQFVTFPFSLYKDHKYWVPPIIKDEIDNFDPAKNPVFENADAQFFVALRDGKIVGRVIAIINWFEVEKQQIKKMRFGWFDVIDDIEVSKALLEKVREIGLENNLEYIEGPIGFNNLDKTGVLTEGFDHIGTMITWYNHPYYKDHLEQLGFVKEKEYLENKFKFKNVDGVYFDRISNILKRRFKLKALDFTKTKDILPYVDEMFEVFSASYSKLSSFVPISDSQIAFFKKKYISFINPEYIKFVVDENNKLVAFAIVMPSFSEALQKANGKLFPFGLFHLLKARKHSKDVTFYLIGVHPDYQNKGVHAIIFDQYTKTFAPLGIENCIRTPELEDNEAIKKLWENFDPVTHKRRRTYRKSIQ from the coding sequence ATGATTACAATTAAAAAAATGACCACCAAAAAGGAAATGAAACAATTTGTAACATTTCCTTTTTCGTTATATAAAGACCATAAATATTGGGTTCCTCCTATTATTAAAGATGAAATAGACAATTTTGATCCAGCAAAAAACCCTGTTTTTGAAAATGCAGATGCGCAGTTCTTTGTTGCTTTAAGAGATGGCAAAATTGTAGGAAGAGTTATTGCAATAATCAATTGGTTTGAGGTTGAAAAACAACAAATTAAAAAAATGCGTTTTGGTTGGTTTGATGTTATTGATGATATTGAAGTAAGTAAAGCTCTATTGGAGAAAGTTAGAGAAATAGGATTAGAAAATAACTTAGAATATATAGAAGGACCAATAGGTTTTAACAACCTAGATAAAACGGGTGTTTTAACAGAAGGTTTCGACCATATTGGTACCATGATTACCTGGTACAATCATCCTTACTATAAAGACCATTTAGAGCAATTAGGTTTTGTAAAAGAGAAGGAATATTTAGAAAATAAATTCAAATTTAAAAATGTTGATGGTGTTTATTTTGATAGAATAAGTAACATTTTAAAAAGACGTTTTAAATTAAAAGCCTTAGATTTTACAAAGACAAAAGACATTTTACCTTACGTAGATGAAATGTTTGAGGTTTTTAGTGCTTCCTACTCTAAACTGTCTTCTTTTGTGCCAATTTCTGATTCTCAAATTGCTTTTTTCAAGAAGAAATACATCAGCTTTATCAATCCAGAATATATAAAATTTGTGGTTGATGAAAATAATAAATTAGTAGCTTTTGCCATTGTAATGCCCTCTTTCTCGGAAGCTTTACAAAAAGCAAACGGAAAGTTATTTCCATTCGGATTGTTTCACTTATTAAAAGCAAGAAAGCACTCTAAAGATGTTACATTTTATTTAATTGGTGTGCATCCAGATTATCAAAATAAAGGTGTACACGCCATTATATTTGATCAATACACAAAAACTTTTGCACCTCTAGGCATCGAAAATTGTATTAGAACTCCCGAGTTAGAAGACAATGAAGCTATTAAAAAATTATGGGAAAACTTTGATCCTGTAACGCATAAAAGACGAAGAACATATCGAAAGAGTATTCAGTAA
- a CDS encoding 16S rRNA (uracil(1498)-N(3))-methyltransferase: MQLFYNSEISTETTQLTFDKIESKHIVRVLRKKENDILKITNGKGFLFDVKIILASDKKCLAEVIGFEEKPKPWNYYLHIAIAPTKLNDRIEWFLEKATEIGIDEITPIICSNSERRVVKLERFEKIIQSAMKQSLKFTLPKLNEPVKLNDFIKQDFKGNVCIAHCEDQKDKNLLQSVIKPSEKTTILIGPEGDFSSDEIKKCLVKNMIPISLGESRLRTETAALVAVNTISFINQ, encoded by the coding sequence ATGCAATTATTTTATAATTCTGAAATTTCTACAGAAACCACTCAACTCACATTCGATAAAATTGAGAGTAAACATATTGTACGTGTTTTACGTAAAAAAGAAAATGACATTCTTAAAATTACAAACGGTAAAGGCTTTTTGTTTGATGTAAAAATTATACTTGCAAGCGACAAAAAATGTTTGGCAGAAGTTATTGGTTTTGAAGAAAAACCTAAACCATGGAATTATTACCTCCATATTGCCATTGCTCCTACCAAATTAAATGACAGAATTGAATGGTTTTTAGAAAAAGCAACAGAAATTGGTATCGATGAGATTACACCAATTATTTGTTCTAATTCAGAACGTAGAGTTGTAAAGCTAGAACGTTTCGAAAAAATTATTCAGTCTGCCATGAAGCAATCTTTAAAATTCACGCTTCCTAAATTGAATGAACCAGTAAAATTGAATGATTTTATAAAACAAGATTTTAAAGGTAACGTTTGTATTGCACACTGCGAAGATCAAAAAGATAAAAACTTATTACAATCCGTTATAAAACCTTCAGAAAAAACGACCATTTTAATTGGTCCTGAAGGCGATTTTTCTAGTGATGAAATTAAAAAATGTTTGGTAAAAAATATGATTCCTATATCTTTAGGAGAAAGTAGATTGCGTACAGAAACTGCTGCATTAGTAGCTGTAAATACCATTTCGTTTATCAATCAGTAA
- a CDS encoding bile acid:sodium symporter family protein: MQNNIDIDDIKINFDESGLWVLNIAIAIIMFGVALGISVEDFKRLFKNPKIVFVGVLSQFILLPAATFLIILILKPHPSFALGMMMIAACPGGNVSNFFSKMAGGNAALSVSLTAFATLICIIMTPLNLQFWGSLYEPTNIILKTVSLNPYDLFKLVSIILGIPLILGMVIKHYHSEMAQKIEKVLKPLSMLVFIALIFIAFSQNLDVFIHHIHHVLFLVIFHNIFAYILGFYTAKSFKLNKKDCKTIAMETGIQNGGLGLLLIFGFFEGLGGMALLAAFWGVWDVFSGMALATYWGRKSSLK; encoded by the coding sequence ATGCAAAACAACATAGATATAGACGATATTAAAATAAACTTTGATGAGAGTGGTTTATGGGTTTTAAACATAGCCATTGCCATTATTATGTTTGGCGTTGCTTTGGGTATTTCAGTAGAAGACTTTAAAAGGCTTTTTAAAAATCCTAAAATCGTTTTTGTAGGTGTTTTATCACAATTTATTTTATTACCTGCAGCAACATTTTTAATTATTTTAATACTAAAACCGCATCCTAGTTTTGCATTAGGGATGATGATGATTGCTGCGTGTCCTGGTGGAAATGTTTCAAACTTTTTCAGTAAAATGGCTGGAGGAAATGCAGCTTTATCTGTAAGTTTAACAGCTTTTGCAACCTTAATTTGTATTATAATGACGCCTCTTAATTTACAGTTTTGGGGAAGTTTATATGAACCAACCAATATAATTTTAAAAACAGTTTCTTTAAATCCGTATGATTTATTTAAACTCGTTTCTATAATTTTAGGAATCCCTTTAATTCTTGGAATGGTTATTAAACACTACCACTCTGAAATGGCTCAAAAGATTGAAAAAGTCTTAAAACCATTGTCCATGTTGGTTTTTATCGCTTTAATTTTTATTGCGTTTTCTCAGAATTTAGACGTTTTTATACATCATATTCACCACGTGCTATTCTTGGTTATTTTTCATAATATTTTTGCCTACATTTTAGGGTTTTATACCGCAAAAAGTTTTAAATTGAATAAAAAAGATTGTAAAACAATCGCTATGGAAACTGGTATCCAAAATGGAGGATTAGGTTTGTTACTAATTTTTGGTTTCTTTGAAGGTTTAGGAGGAATGGCTTTATTGGCTGCTTTTTGGGGAGTTTGGGATGTCTTTTCTGGCATGGCATTAGCGACTTATTGGGGCAGAAAATCATCTTTAAAATAA
- a CDS encoding glycosyltransferase family 4 protein, with protein sequence MVFLQKEERKIMKIGMILDAPFPPDPRVENEAVSLVKAGHDVFLFCLKYAEEKSSEVINGVQVKRFTSNKLEYKLSALAYTVPLYGILMKKKIHQFIEETKIDALHIHDIRIAEAVFNANKSFNLPVVLDLHDNMPEVMKLYPHLQKFPGKYIISPSKWKKKEKKFIKKADKVISVSPEFLENLVERIPSVKEKLVLVPNTIRESFYTDYKVDKTVVARYKDNFVLLYLGDTHLRRGLQTAIESLTSLKETIPNIKLVIVGRNTTDVVLKQQVADLKLEEFVDFEGWQNVALFQSYILSSAICISPLHRNLQHDVAYANKIFQYMSLAKPLLVSDATAQKRVVENNKTGLIHKDRDVQDFSDKIITLYKDEKLRNELGQNGKEFIENEFSWEQTSKKLLHLYDNLPS encoded by the coding sequence TTGGTTTTTTTACAAAAAGAAGAAAGAAAAATAATGAAAATAGGGATGATTTTAGATGCTCCTTTTCCGCCTGATCCAAGGGTAGAAAACGAAGCCGTTTCTTTGGTGAAAGCAGGTCATGATGTTTTTCTGTTCTGCTTAAAATATGCTGAAGAAAAATCGTCTGAAGTTATAAACGGAGTTCAGGTTAAAAGATTTACATCAAATAAACTAGAATATAAATTATCAGCTTTAGCGTATACCGTTCCTCTTTATGGCATTTTGATGAAAAAAAAGATTCATCAATTTATAGAAGAAACAAAAATTGATGCGTTACATATACATGACATTAGAATTGCAGAAGCTGTTTTTAATGCAAATAAATCTTTCAATTTACCGGTAGTTTTAGACTTACATGATAATATGCCAGAAGTGATGAAATTATATCCGCACCTGCAGAAATTTCCAGGAAAGTATATTATTTCACCATCAAAATGGAAAAAGAAAGAAAAGAAATTTATAAAAAAAGCAGATAAAGTAATTTCGGTTTCTCCTGAATTTTTAGAGAATCTAGTAGAAAGAATCCCCTCTGTTAAAGAAAAGTTAGTTTTAGTTCCGAATACCATTAGAGAATCGTTTTATACAGATTATAAAGTTGATAAAACGGTTGTAGCTAGGTACAAAGACAATTTTGTACTCTTGTATTTAGGAGATACTCATTTAAGAAGAGGCCTGCAAACGGCTATTGAGTCTCTAACTTCATTAAAAGAAACCATCCCAAATATTAAGTTGGTTATTGTAGGCAGAAATACTACAGATGTTGTTTTAAAACAACAAGTAGCTGACTTAAAATTAGAAGAATTTGTTGATTTTGAAGGTTGGCAAAATGTTGCTTTATTTCAATCTTATATTTTGTCTAGTGCTATTTGTATTTCGCCTTTGCATAGAAATTTACAACATGATGTAGCTTATGCAAATAAGATTTTTCAATATATGAGTTTGGCAAAACCACTTTTAGTGAGTGATGCTACGGCTCAAAAAAGAGTTGTAGAGAATAATAAAACAGGTTTAATTCATAAAGACAGAGATGTACAAGATTTTTCTGATAAAATTATAACGCTCTACAAGGATGAGAAATTAAGAAATGAATTAGGACAAAATGGAAAAGAGTTTATAGAAAATGAGTTCTCTTGGGAACAGACTTCAAAAAAACTGCTACATTTATACGATAATCTACCATCTTGA
- a CDS encoding YfhO family protein has product MKFTKILPYIGAVAIFALVSIIYFHPVLKGEKLNQSDITQFTGMVKEINDFRADKNTEPYWTGASFSGMPAYQVSAYYPNDFVRGIDRILRFLPRPADYTFLYFLSFFVLMMALKVNWRLAIFGSLAFGFSTYLIIIFGAGHNAKAHAIAYMPLILAGLLWVFQKRYILGFMVTGVAMALEIYTNHPQMTYYLGFALIILGIVEFIHAIKEKIIPTFIKQVAIIFAAVLLGIGANAPRLMAMKEYADHSTRGKSELTITPDGSKKEATKGLDKAYITEYSYAKLETFNLFIPRFMGGGTIEKLGEDSNFYQILEEKAGRSAAKEYSEQALTYWGNQNIVEAPAYIGAVIFFLFFLGIFLVKGRLKQWLVTATVFSILMSWGRNFDVLTNFFIDYFPLYNKFRAVSSIQVIAELCVPILGILALKEFFSSKISSDEKLDGLKKAVYAFGGLIVLGFLLAHGFSTFEGIRDAQYNQLPGLADAIISDRKSMLLTDTLRSLFLMILSAGVLWMLLKDKLKQGVAILALTVFLLFDLISVDKKYVNEDDFQSARKIEKPFIASTADKIILQDKSHYRVGNFTVNPMNDGSTSYFHQSIGGYHAAKLGRYQELFDFQIAKNNMQVLNMLNTKYFIIGNDKGEKQSQLNPDANGNAWFVERVKIVDSANEEIQALDSLNTKKVAVFYNDEDNQSTFPREIDSTAKIELLNYDVTTLTYQAKTLKDQFAVFSEIYYKDGWNAYVDGKLTPHVRVNYVLRGMTIPAGEHTIEFKFEPKVIQQGKIISLASYALLILITAGWFFYKKKKEK; this is encoded by the coding sequence ATGAAGTTTACTAAAATTTTACCATACATCGGTGCTGTTGCAATTTTTGCTTTGGTATCAATTATCTATTTTCATCCTGTTTTAAAAGGTGAGAAGCTAAACCAATCTGATATTACTCAGTTTACCGGAATGGTAAAAGAGATTAATGATTTTAGAGCAGATAAAAACACAGAGCCTTATTGGACAGGTGCTTCTTTTAGTGGAATGCCGGCGTACCAAGTAAGTGCTTATTATCCGAATGATTTTGTAAGGGGAATAGACAGAATTTTACGCTTTTTGCCAAGACCTGCAGATTATACTTTCTTATATTTTTTAAGCTTCTTTGTTTTAATGATGGCTTTGAAAGTAAATTGGAGGTTGGCTATTTTTGGGTCGCTCGCCTTTGGGTTTTCAACCTATTTAATCATTATTTTTGGAGCAGGACATAATGCAAAAGCACATGCAATTGCTTATATGCCATTGATATTAGCTGGATTGTTATGGGTTTTTCAGAAACGATATATTCTTGGTTTTATGGTAACTGGAGTCGCAATGGCTTTAGAAATTTATACAAACCATCCTCAGATGACGTATTACCTAGGTTTTGCTTTAATTATTCTAGGAATTGTAGAGTTTATCCATGCTATTAAAGAAAAAATTATTCCGACTTTTATAAAACAAGTAGCTATAATTTTTGCAGCAGTTTTATTAGGTATTGGAGCAAATGCACCTCGTTTAATGGCTATGAAAGAATATGCAGATCATAGTACAAGAGGGAAATCTGAATTGACTATTACGCCAGATGGGAGTAAAAAAGAAGCTACAAAAGGCTTAGATAAAGCCTATATTACAGAATATAGTTACGCAAAATTAGAGACTTTTAATTTATTCATTCCTCGTTTTATGGGCGGAGGAACCATAGAAAAATTAGGGGAAGATTCTAATTTTTATCAAATTTTAGAAGAAAAAGCAGGAAGAAGTGCAGCAAAAGAATACTCTGAACAAGCGCTTACCTATTGGGGAAATCAAAATATTGTAGAAGCACCTGCTTATATTGGTGCTGTAATTTTCTTTCTATTTTTCTTAGGGATATTTTTGGTAAAAGGACGCTTGAAACAATGGTTGGTTACTGCAACCGTTTTTTCAATTTTAATGAGTTGGGGGAGAAACTTTGATGTTTTAACCAATTTCTTTATTGATTATTTTCCGTTGTACAATAAATTTAGAGCTGTTTCCTCGATACAAGTAATTGCAGAACTATGTGTGCCTATTTTAGGGATACTAGCATTAAAAGAATTCTTTTCGTCTAAGATTTCTTCGGATGAAAAACTAGATGGATTAAAAAAAGCAGTCTATGCTTTTGGAGGATTAATTGTTTTAGGGTTTTTATTAGCACACGGATTTTCAACTTTTGAAGGAATAAGAGATGCTCAATACAATCAGTTACCGGGTTTAGCAGATGCAATTATTTCTGATAGAAAATCGATGCTATTAACAGATACATTACGTTCTTTATTTTTAATGATACTTTCTGCAGGTGTTTTATGGATGTTGTTAAAGGATAAATTAAAACAAGGTGTTGCTATTTTAGCATTAACTGTCTTTTTGTTATTTGATTTAATTTCTGTGGATAAAAAGTACGTAAATGAAGATGATTTTCAATCTGCAAGAAAAATTGAGAAACCATTTATAGCATCAACAGCAGATAAAATTATTTTACAAGATAAAAGTCATTATAGAGTTGGTAATTTCACTGTAAACCCAATGAATGATGGTAGTACATCTTACTTTCATCAATCTATTGGAGGGTATCATGCAGCAAAATTAGGTCGTTATCAAGAGTTATTTGATTTTCAAATTGCCAAAAATAACATGCAAGTTTTAAACATGTTAAATACTAAATATTTTATTATTGGTAATGATAAAGGAGAGAAGCAATCGCAATTAAACCCAGATGCTAACGGAAATGCTTGGTTTGTAGAACGTGTAAAAATTGTAGATTCAGCGAATGAAGAAATTCAAGCTTTAGATTCTTTAAATACAAAGAAGGTGGCTGTTTTCTATAACGATGAAGACAATCAATCTACTTTTCCTAGAGAAATTGATAGTACTGCCAAAATAGAACTTTTAAATTACGATGTAACAACGTTAACATATCAAGCTAAAACATTGAAAGATCAGTTTGCTGTTTTTTCTGAAATCTATTATAAAGATGGTTGGAACGCTTATGTTGATGGAAAATTAACGCCGCATGTGCGTGTTAATTATGTGTTACGTGGAATGACAATTCCTGCAGGAGAGCATACGATCGAATTTAAGTTTGAACCTAAAGTAATTCAGCAAGGAAAAATTATTTCATTAGCTTCTTATGCGTTGTTAATTTTAATAACAGCTGGTTGGTTTTTTTACAAAAAGAAGAAAGAAAAATAA
- a CDS encoding transporter gives MKNFFLKFFITLIVFISSSTQAQYTDVINSNKPGFSESPYSVGTGVYQFETNVFYKNTSIEPTFSIPESFGADLLFRTSFFLEKLELNAQLTYQKDEVTFHNVFTSQYSNSGLSKFTIGAKYLLFQPEYTDKTKEVRSWRKRHAFDKKRLIPSVALYLGINTDVVDDLYKTESISPKLGVLLQQNITDRFNIVYNGYYDKIGTDFFELSYIITATQNLNYNWSGFIEHQAIFKKEQNNLNIGAGLAYLINEDFQLNTSARFLKEGKSQGFYGGFGISYRIDTHSDSYTDLDDSGQVIKDTPISRYNKKQNGFFSRIFSVFKKKDKKKSVRKRSRKRTSTKEKKGGFLGLFGKKKAKEETDIEKLEREIKELEKEVEED, from the coding sequence ATGAAAAACTTTTTCCTGAAATTTTTTATTACCCTCATCGTATTTATAAGTAGCTCTACACAAGCACAATACACCGATGTAATAAACTCTAACAAACCTGGTTTTTCAGAAAGTCCATACAGTGTTGGTACTGGCGTATATCAATTTGAGACAAATGTTTTCTACAAAAACACCAGTATAGAGCCTACTTTTTCTATACCAGAATCTTTTGGAGCAGATTTACTTTTTAGAACAAGTTTTTTTCTTGAAAAATTAGAATTAAATGCGCAGTTAACATATCAAAAAGACGAAGTAACATTCCATAATGTTTTCACATCGCAATATTCAAATTCTGGGTTAAGTAAATTTACAATCGGTGCAAAATACTTGTTATTTCAACCAGAATATACTGATAAAACAAAAGAAGTTAGAAGTTGGAGAAAAAGGCATGCTTTTGATAAAAAGCGATTAATTCCTTCTGTTGCTTTGTATTTAGGAATAAATACAGATGTTGTAGATGATCTATATAAAACAGAAAGCATTTCACCTAAATTAGGCGTTTTATTACAGCAAAATATTACAGATCGATTTAATATCGTTTACAATGGATATTACGATAAAATAGGAACCGACTTCTTTGAACTTTCATATATCATTACTGCAACACAGAATCTAAACTACAATTGGTCTGGTTTTATAGAACACCAAGCAATTTTTAAAAAAGAACAAAATAATTTAAACATAGGAGCAGGATTAGCCTATCTTATTAATGAAGATTTCCAACTAAATACCTCAGCAAGATTTCTAAAAGAAGGAAAATCCCAAGGCTTTTACGGAGGTTTTGGTATCTCTTATAGAATAGATACTCATTCTGATTCTTATACAGATTTAGACGATAGCGGTCAAGTGATTAAAGACACGCCAATTAGTAGGTACAATAAAAAACAAAACGGTTTTTTCTCTAGAATATTTAGTGTTTTCAAGAAAAAAGACAAGAAAAAATCAGTTAGAAAAAGAAGTAGAAAAAGGACTTCTACAAAAGAGAAAAAAGGAGGTTTCTTAGGTTTGTTTGGTAAGAAAAAAGCAAAAGAAGAAACAGATATAGAAAAATTAGAAAGAGAAATTAAAGAGCTTGAGAAAGAAGTAGAAGAAGATTAA